One window of Phaseolus vulgaris cultivar G19833 unplaced genomic scaffold, P. vulgaris v2.0 scaffold_176, whole genome shotgun sequence genomic DNA carries:
- the LOC137817578 gene encoding uncharacterized protein has translation MIPVEIHESSPRYQNFVAEESNEERRVNLDLLDEAREEARMKAEAVKRRVERQYTSKVKPRQFQVGDLVMRKAHPYELENKMSPKWTGPFRITEAKGNGSYNLETLEGGPIPRSWNAANLKFYFS, from the coding sequence atgatcccagtcgagattcacgagagctcgccacgttaccagaattttgtggctgaagaatccaacgaagagagGCGAGTGAATCTGGACTTAttggacgaagccagggaagaagcaagaatgaaggctgaggcagtgaagagaagagtggagcgacaGTATACCTCCAAGGTGAAGCCCCGACAATTCCAGGTTGGTGACTTAGtcatgaggaaagctcacccatatgAGCTAGAGAACAAAAtgtctcccaaatggaccggacccttcagaatcaccgaagccaaggggaatggttcatacaatctagagactttggaaggaggtcccattccgcgcagttggaatgcggccaatttgaaattttatttcagttga